From a single Maylandia zebra isolate NMK-2024a linkage group LG3, Mzebra_GT3a, whole genome shotgun sequence genomic region:
- the LOC112430901 gene encoding protein NLRC3-like, with protein sequence MEEPAQTQLLKTLGDLGEKELKYFKWYLQKPQLLGGLPVIPKTDLQTADNTETVNLMISKYKFEDALEVTKKILEKVKTQTSKFSQVVVKQGKEEALTKCQHELKAKLNKRFLHLLEGIAEEEDPTLLNQIYTELWITEGETTEVNEEHEVRQIETASRKPDRPETTIRQEDIFKASPGRDEPIRTVLTMGLAGIGKTVLTQKYTLDWAEDKANQDIQFIFPFTFRELNVLKEEKFSLVGLVHHFFTETKEAEICSFEDFQVVFIFDGLDECRLPLDFHETTILTDPRKSTSVDVLLINLIRGKLLPSACLWITTRPAAANQIPPDCVHMVTEVRGFTETKKEEYLRKRFRDEEQASRIISHIKTSRSLHIMCHIPVFCWITATVLEDVLETREGGQLPKTLTEMYIYFLVVQAKVKKVKYDGGAETDPHWSPEYWGMIESLGKLAFDQLQKGNLIFYESDLTECGIDIRAASVYSGVFTQIFKEERGLYQNKVFCFIHLSVQEFLAALHVHLTFINSGLNLLEEQQTTSRKPEIRESAEKYFYQSAVDKALQSSNGHLDLFLRFLLSLSLQTNQDLLEGLLTQTRSCSQTSKETVQYIKEKLSENLSTEKSINLFHCLNELKDISVAEEIQQSLRSGSLSTDKLSPAQWSALVFILLSSEKDLDVFDLKKYSASEEALLRLLPVVKASKKALLSSCNLTERSCKALFSVLSFQLSSLRHLDLSNNDLKDAGVKALFAELANPPCKLETLSLSGCLMTDEGCDFLASFLTSHPTHLRELDLSYNYIGDSGEKLLNQLRLESMRVEPAGVRWLRPGLRKYSCQLTIDTNTVNTKLQLSDNNRKVTRVEEVQSYPDHPDRFDYWEQLLCRNGLTGRCYWEVEWRGNVHISVSYRSIRRKGDSDDCVFGYNDQSWSLWCSDDGPQSVRHNNSRTSISSSSVSSSSSVSNRAAVYVDCPAGTLSFYRVSSDTLIHLHTFNTTFTQTLYPGFSVWPPGSSVSLC encoded by the exons GTAAATTTTCACAAGTTGTGGTGAAACAAGGTAAAGAAG AGGCTCTCACAAAGTGTCAGCATGAGCTCAAAGCTAAGTTGAACAAGAGATTCCTGCATTTGTTGGAAGGGattgcagaagaagaagacccaacccttctgaatcagatctacacagaacTCTGGATCACAGAGGGAGAGACTACAGAGGTCAATgaggaacatgaggtcagacagattgaaacagcatccaggaaaccagacagaccagaaacaacaatcagacaagaagacatctttaaagcctcacctggaagagatgaaccaatcagaacagtgctgacaatggGGTTGGCTGGCATTGgcaaaacagtcttaacacagaaatacaccctggactgggctgaagacaaagccaaccaggacatccagttcatatttccattcactttcagagagctgaatgtgctgaaagaggaaaagttcagcttggtgggacttgttcatcacttctttactgaaaccaaagaagcagaaatctgcagctttgaagacttccaggttgtgttcatctttgatggtctggatgagtgtcgacttcctctggacttccatgaaactacaatcctaactgaccctagaaagtccacctcagtggatgtgctgctgataaacctcatcagggggaaactgcttccctctgcttgcctctggataaccacacgacctgcagcagccaatcagatccctcctgactgtgttcaCATGgtaacagaggtcagagggttcaccgAAACAAAGAAGGAGGAGTACCttaggaagagattcagagatgaggagcaggccagcaggatcatctctcacatcaagacatcacgaagcctccacatcatgtgccacatcccagtcttctgctggatcactgctacagttctggaggatgtgctggaaaccagagagggaggacagctgcccaagaccctgactgagatgtacatctacttcctggtggttcaggccaaagtgaagaaggtcaagtatgatggaggagctgagacagatccacactggagtccagagtaTTGGGGGATgattgagtctctgggaaaactggcttttgatcagctgcagaaaggaaacctgatcttctatgaatcagacctgacagagtgtggcatcgatatcagagcagcctcagtgtactcaggagtgttcacacagatctttaaagaggagagaggactgtaccagaacaaggtgttctgcttcatccatctgagtgttcaggagtttctggctgctcttcatgtccatctgaccttcatcaactctggactcaatctgctggaagaacaacaaacaacctcgAGGAAGCCTGAAATAAGAGAATCTGCTGAGAAATacttctaccagagtgctgtggacaaggccttacagagttcaaatggacacctggacttgttcctccgcttcctcctgagtctttcactgcagaccaatcaggatCTTCTAgaaggtctgctgacacagaccaGAAGTTGCTCACAGACCAGtaaggaaacagtccagtacatcaaggagaagctcagtgagaatctttctacagagaaaagcatcaatcttttccactgtctgaatgagcTTAAAGATATTTCTGTAGcagaggagatccaacagtccctgagatcaggaagtctctccacagataaactgtctcctgctcagtggtcagctctggtcttcatcttactgtcatcagaaaaagatctggatgtgtttgacctgaagaaatactctgcttcagaggaggctcttctgaggttgctgccagtggtcaaagcctccaagaAAGCTCT ATTGAGTAGCTGTAACCTCACAGAGAGAAGTTGTAAAGCTCTGTTCTCAGTTCTAAGTTTCCAGTTATCTAGTCTGAGACacctggacctgagtaacaatgATCTTAAGGATGCAGGAGTAAAGGCTCTGTTTGCTGAATTGGCAAATCCACCCTGTAAGCTGGAAACACTAAG TCTTTCAGGCTGTCTGATGACAGATGAAGGCTGTGATTTTCTGGCTTCATTTCTGACCTCCCACCCCACCCATTTGAGAGAACTGGACTTGAGCTACAATTACATAGGAGACTCAGGAGAAAAGCTGCTGAACCAGCTTAGACTGGAGAGTATGAG ggtggagcctgctggagtccgatggttgagaccaggtctgaggaagt attcctgtcaactcacaatcgacacaaacacagtgaacacaaagctccaactgtctgacaacaacaggaaggtgacacgtgtggaggaggttcagtcatatcctgatcatccagacagatttgattactgggaacagctgctgtgtagaaatggtctgactggtcgctgttactgggaggtcgagtggagaggaaacgttcatatatcagtgagttacagaagcatcagaaggaaaggagacagtgatgactgtgtgtttggatacaatgatcagtcctggagtctgtggtgctctgatgatggtcctcagtctgtcaggcacaataacagtcgaacatccatctcctcctcctccgtctcctcctcctcctctgtctctaacagagcagcagtgtatgtggactgtcctgctggcactctgtccttctacagagtctcctctgacactctgatccacctccacaccttcaacaccacattcactcaaactctttatcctgggtttagtgTCTGGCctcctggttcctcagtgtccctgtgctga